Within Micromonospora narathiwatensis, the genomic segment GTTCGGTCAGCAGACCCGGGCCGGCCCGGTGATGTGCGCGTTCCGCCCGTGACCCGCCCCGGCCCGTGACCTGCTCCGGCCCGGCCCGCCCAGGCCGGAGCGGGGTCGCGGGTCAGCCCAGGTGGCGGTCGATCTCGGCGAGTTCCTCGGCGGTGAAGTCGAGGCGGTCCAGGGCCGCCACGTTCCCCTCCAACTGGCTCACGCTGCTCGCCCCGATGATCAGGCTGGTCAGCCGCGGGTCGCGCAGCGCCCAGGCCAGCGCGAGCTGGGCCAGCGACTGGCCGCGCCGCGCGGCGATCGCGCCGAGGTCCCGGATGGTGGCCATCCGCTCCTCGGTGAGGTCGCTCTCGTTGAGGAAGACGCTGGTGCGTACCCGGGAGTCCGTCGGGATCCCGTTCGCGTAACGGTCGGTGAGCAGACCCTGGGCCAGGGGGCTGTAGGCGATGCAGCCGGCGCCGACCTGCTCCAGCGTGTCCAGCAGCCCGTCGGCCTCGGTCCAGCGGTTCAACATCGAGTACGACGGCTGGTTGATCAACAGCGGCGTACCCAGGTCGCGCAGGATCGCCGCGGCCCGGGCGGTCTGCTCGGAGTTGTAGTTGGAGATGCCGACGTACAGCGCCCTGCCGGAGCGGACGATGGCGTCCAGCGCGCCCATCGTCTCCTCCAGCGGCGTGTCCGGGTCGAACCGGTGCGAGTAGAAGATGTCGACGTAGTCGAGCCCCATCCGGCGCAGCGACTGGTCCAGCGACGAGATCAGGTACTTGCGGGAGCCCCACTCGCCGTACGGGCCGGGCCACATGAGGTAGCCGGCCTTGCTGGAGATGACCAGCTCGTCCCGGTACGGCTTCAGGTCGGTGGCGAGCAGCCGGCCGAAGCTCTCTTCCGCCGTGCCCGGTGGCGGGCCGTAGTTGTTGGCCAGGTCGAAGTGGGTGATCCCGAGGTCGAAGGCGCGCCGGACGATGTCCCGCTGCCGTTCGTAGGGCCGGTCCGGCCCGAAGTTGTGCCACAGCCCGAGCGAGATGGCGGGCAGGCGCAGGCCGCTCCGCCCGCTGCGCCGGTAGGTCATCGAGTCGTAACGCTGATCAGCGGCGAGGTAGGTCACGATCACCGACCCTAGTCGGGGGTCACGGCGAGGTCGTGGCGGAGGCGGGGGAGGGTACGGCCGGTGGAGGGTGAGACGGAGGTGCCGGCGGGGACCGCGCCGACGTGCCGGTAGAAGGGTTCCGCGCCCGGGTCCGCGTCGATCCACAGGGTACGGGCACCGGCGGCGCGGGCCGTGGCCACGGCGTGCCCGTACAGCACCCGGCCGACGCCGGTGCCGATCGCCGGCGGGTCCACGAAGAGCATGTCCAGCGCCAACTCGGGCGGGGCGCCGGCGAGCACCAGCAGGCCGACGACCCGGCCACCCCGCTCGGCCACCGCCACCTGGCGGGACGTCATGTCCGCCGGGGCCAGCGTCAACTCCGTACGGCAGCGGGCCAGGAACTCGGCGTCGTATCCCCAGTGGCCCTTGGAGCGCATGGCCAGCTCGGTCAGGTCGGCCGCCTCGTCGGGGCGGGCGGGGCGGATGAGGAGATCCACCCGGCCATTGTGCCGGGACGCCGGAACGGGCGTGCCGGGGCCGTCACGGCGGGTAGCTTCGAGGCCATGCGCGTCGTGCGGCTCGACACTCCCAAACCCATCTCCAAGATCGGCCTCGGCACCTGGCAGTTCGGGTCGAAGGAGTGGGGTTACGGCGCCGAGTACGAGCGCCGGGCGGTGGACATCGTCCGGCGGGCGCTCGACCTGGGCGTCACCCTCTTCGACACCGCCGAGATCTACGGCTTCGGCCGCAGCGAGCGCATCCTCGGCGCGGCCCTGGGCGGGGACCGGGCCAAGGTCGTGGTGGCCACCAAGATTCTTCCGGTGCTGCCGGTCGCCCCGGTGGTGCAGCAGCGCGCGGTCGCCTCCGCCACCCGCCTCGGCGTCACCAGCATCGACCTCTACCAGGTGCACCAGCCCAACCCGGTGGTCGCCGACACCACCACCATGCGGGGTATGCGCGCCCTGCAGGACGTCGGGCTGGTCGGCGAGGTCGGGGTCAGCAACTACAGCCTGCGCCGCTGGCAGGCGGCCGAGGCGGTGCTGGGTCGCCGGGTGCTGAGCAACCAGGTCCGCTACAGCATGATCGACCGCGGCCCCGAGGAGGACCTGATCCCGTACGCGGAGCAGGCCGGCCGGGTCGTCATCGCGTACAGCCCGCTCGCACAGGGCTTCCTCGCCGGCCGGTACGACGCGAAGCATCCGCCGAGCGGGGCGGTGCGCCGGGCCAACCCGTACTTCCTGCCGGAGAACCTGGAACGCGGTGCCGCGCTGATCGCCACCCTGCGCGAGGTGGCCGCCGCGCACGACGCCACCCCCAGCCAGATCGCGCTGGCGTACCTGCTGCGCCACCCGAACGTGGTGGCCATTCCCGGCGCGTCCGGGGTGGAGCAGATGGAGCGTAACGCCGCTGCCGCCGAGATCGACCTGACCGACGGCGAGTACGCCGCACTGGCCACCACCGCCCGCCAGTTCCGGCCGGTCACCGGGGTGGCCGCCGTACCCGGGCTGATCCGCGCCCGGACCCGGCGGTGACCCGGTCATGGACGACATCACCGCGCTGATCCTCGACGACCACGCCGCCTTCCGGCGGGGTTTCGCCCGGCTCGACGACGCCCGCGACCCGACCGAGATGCTCGCCATCTGGGAGGCGCTCGCCCTGCACCTGGACATCCACGCCGAGGCGGAGGAGGCGATCCTCTACCCGCATCTGGTGCGGCACGGCGACGACGGCCCGGACGAGACCGTCGACGCCATCGGCGACCACAACAAGATCCGCGACGCGATCGCCGAGTCGAAGCGCCACGAGGTCGGCTCGGACGCCTGGTGGGCGGCGGTGTGGCAGGCCCGCCGGGAGAACAGCGAACACCTGGCCGAGGAGGAGGACGACGCGCTGCCGGACTTCCGCCGGCACGCCGACGTCGAGCTGCGCGCGCAACTGGGGGCGCGCTGGCTGAAGTTCTACGGCGAACACAAGAACGGCCGCAACCTGCTGTTCCGGGACAAGGATCCCGAACGGTACGTGCAGGAACACCGCTGAGCCACGACGATCTCCCCGTGGTGGGGGAGCCGGCGGGGTGGCCGGCCGCGCGATGATGGGGCGGTGACGGTCCGGGGGGTGCTACGGCCGCTGGTGCGCGCGAGCACCTGGCGGCGGGCGGTGTTCCTGCTGCTCGGCGGGGTGCTCGCGCTGCCGTACGCGCTGCTCGCGGCGGCCTTCGCCCAGGTGCTGGCCATCGACGACGTACCCCGGGCGGTGGTCTTCGGGCTGCTGCTGGTGGCCGTGGTGATCGCGGCGGTGCCGGTGTTCCTCTCGGGCAGCCGGGCCCTGGAGATCGCCGCCGCGCGGGCCCTGCTCGCGGTCGACCTGCCCGAGCCGGCGGCGGGTCACCGCATCGACCGGGAGACCCGGCTGCGCGCCGCGCTCTGGATCGCCCTGCACCTGCTCACCGGCGGTCTGGTGCTGTTCGCGGCGATCAGCGCCCTCCCGATGGCGCTCGTCTTCCTGGCCGGACCGGTCGGCCTCGATCCGGCTGCGAACCACGGCAACGGGTTCGGGCCGCTGATCGGGAACCCGCTCGGGGCGACGCTGACCGGGGTGGCGGTGCTGGTCGGGCTCGGGTACGCGGTGGCCGGGCTGGGGGCGTTGGCCGCGTCGATGGCGCCGGTGCTGCTCGGCCCCTCGCAGGCCGAGCGGATCGCCGCGCTGGAGGCCCGTGCCGCCCGGCTGGCCGAGCGGAACCGGCTGGCCCGCGAGCTGCACGACTCGGTCGGGCACGCGTTGACGGTGGCCACCCTGCAGGCCGGCGCCGCCCGCGAGCTGCTCGACGTCGACCCGGAGTTCACCCGGCGCGCGCTGCAGGCGATCGAGGAGACCAGCCGGCACGCGATGGACGACCTGGACCACGTGCTGGGGCTGCTGCGGGAGACCGAGCCGGGCCGTACGTCGGCCCCCACCGTCCCGCAGCCGACGCTGGTCCGACTGGACCGGCTGGTCGCCGACGCCCGGGCCGCCGGCCTGGTGGTGGAGTTGCGGGTCAGCGGGGCGGTCGGGGAGCTGCCCGCGACGGTGTCCCGGGAGGGCTACCGGATCGTGCAGGAGGGGCTGACGAACGCGGCCCGGCACGGCCGTGGCCCGGTGACGCTGCGGGTGGACGTACCCGGAAAGGCGTGTCCTGGCGCGGCGCCGGACCGGCCCGCACCCGGTCCGGAGCGCCGCCTGGCGGCGCGGCGGCCGGAGCAGGGCCGCCAGCCGGGCGAGAGCTGTCCCGAGTTGGAGATCGAGCTGGTCAACGGCCTGCGCGGCGCGACCGGGCCGGGGCGCGGCGGACGTGGGCTGGACGGCATGCGGGAGCGGGTGCTGCTGCTCGGTGGGTGGCTCACCGCCGGCCCGGACGGTGAGCGGTGGCGGGTCCGGGCGTCGCTGCCGGTGCCGAGGGGGGAGACCGGGTGAGCATCGACGTGCTGATCGTCGACGACGACGAGCTGATCCGGGTGGGGCTGCGGGCGATCGTCGACGCCCAGCCGGACCTGCGGGTCGTCGGCGAGGCGGCGGACGGGGCGGAGGTGCCGCCGCTGGTGGCGAAGCTGCGTCCCCGGGTGGTGCTGATGGACGTCCGGATGCCCGCCATCGACGGCATTCAGGCCACCCGGCGGCTGCTCGCCGCCCGCGCCGACCCGCCCCGGGTCCTGGTGATCACCACGTTCGCCAACGACGAGTACGTCTACGACGCGTTGCGCGCCGGGGCCAGCGGCTTCCTGCTGAAACGGGCCCGCCCGAGCGAGGTGGTGGAGGCGATCCGGGTGGTGGCGGCCGGCGAGTCGCTGCTCTTCCCGGCGGCGATCCGGCAGCTCGTCGGGGCGTACGGGGGCCGGGGCGGGGACGGGCTGCGCTCGGCGCGGCTCACCGAGCGGGAGGCCGAGGTGCTGCGGCTGATGGCCACCGGGCTGTCCAACACCGAGATCGCCGGGCAGCTGGTCGTCGGGGCGGAGACGGTGAAGACGCACGTCGGGAACGTGCTGGCCAAGCTCGGCGTACGGGACCGGACCCAGGCGGTGATCGCCGCGTACGAGTCCGGGTTCGTGGTGCCGAGCGGCTGACCGGCCGCCCGGCGGCCCTGGCCCGGCCTCCGGCGCCGGGGCCCGGTGGCGTCCCCGTGCGGTTGCGAAGACGGGCGAGGGGGCACTCGACCGCGCTAGCGTGTGTCGGGTGACTGCGCCCAACCAGGTTCCCCCGGTCCCGCCCGCCGACCTGCCCGGCACGCTCGGCGCGCTGCGGGCGTCCGGCCACCACTACCGCACGGTCAAGCAGGAGATCCGCGACAACCTCCTGGCCCGGATGCGCTCCGGCGAGGAGCGCTTCCCCGGCATCGTGGGCTACGCCGACACGGTGCTGCCCGAGGTCGAGCGGGCGCTGCTCGCCGGCCACGACATGGTGCTGCTCGGCGAGCGGGGCCAGGGCAAGACCCGGCTGATCCGCTCGCTGGGCGGGTTGCTCGACGAGTGGACCCCGGTCATCCCGGGCTCGGTGCTCAACGAGCACCCGATGCACCCGCTCACCCCCGCCTCCCGGGCGCTGGTCGACGAGCGCGGCGACGGGCTGCCGATCGGCTGGCTGCACCGGTCGATGCGGTACGGCGAGAAGCTGGCCACCCCGGACACCAGCGTCGGTGACCTGATCGGCGACGTCGACCCGGTCCGGCTCGCCCAGGGGCGTACGCTCGGCGACCCGGAGACGATCCACTTCGGGCTGGTGCCCCGGACCAACCGGGGCATCTTCGCCGTCAACGAGCTGCCCGACCTGGCCGAACGGATCCAGGTGGCGCTGCTCAACGTGCTGGAGGAACGGGACATCCAGGTGCGGGGCTACCAGCTGCGACTGC encodes:
- the mgrA gene encoding L-glyceraldehyde 3-phosphate reductase, whose amino-acid sequence is MIVTYLAADQRYDSMTYRRSGRSGLRLPAISLGLWHNFGPDRPYERQRDIVRRAFDLGITHFDLANNYGPPPGTAEESFGRLLATDLKPYRDELVISSKAGYLMWPGPYGEWGSRKYLISSLDQSLRRMGLDYVDIFYSHRFDPDTPLEETMGALDAIVRSGRALYVGISNYNSEQTARAAAILRDLGTPLLINQPSYSMLNRWTEADGLLDTLEQVGAGCIAYSPLAQGLLTDRYANGIPTDSRVRTSVFLNESDLTEERMATIRDLGAIAARRGQSLAQLALAWALRDPRLTSLIIGASSVSQLEGNVAALDRLDFTAEELAEIDRHLG
- a CDS encoding GNAT family N-acetyltransferase, producing MDLLIRPARPDEAADLTELAMRSKGHWGYDAEFLARCRTELTLAPADMTSRQVAVAERGGRVVGLLVLAGAPPELALDMLFVDPPAIGTGVGRVLYGHAVATARAAGARTLWIDADPGAEPFYRHVGAVPAGTSVSPSTGRTLPRLRHDLAVTPD
- a CDS encoding aldo/keto reductase; this encodes MRVVRLDTPKPISKIGLGTWQFGSKEWGYGAEYERRAVDIVRRALDLGVTLFDTAEIYGFGRSERILGAALGGDRAKVVVATKILPVLPVAPVVQQRAVASATRLGVTSIDLYQVHQPNPVVADTTTMRGMRALQDVGLVGEVGVSNYSLRRWQAAEAVLGRRVLSNQVRYSMIDRGPEEDLIPYAEQAGRVVIAYSPLAQGFLAGRYDAKHPPSGAVRRANPYFLPENLERGAALIATLREVAAAHDATPSQIALAYLLRHPNVVAIPGASGVEQMERNAAAAEIDLTDGEYAALATTARQFRPVTGVAAVPGLIRARTRR
- a CDS encoding hemerythrin domain-containing protein → MDDITALILDDHAAFRRGFARLDDARDPTEMLAIWEALALHLDIHAEAEEAILYPHLVRHGDDGPDETVDAIGDHNKIRDAIAESKRHEVGSDAWWAAVWQARRENSEHLAEEEDDALPDFRRHADVELRAQLGARWLKFYGEHKNGRNLLFRDKDPERYVQEHR
- a CDS encoding sensor histidine kinase, with the protein product MTVRGVLRPLVRASTWRRAVFLLLGGVLALPYALLAAAFAQVLAIDDVPRAVVFGLLLVAVVIAAVPVFLSGSRALEIAAARALLAVDLPEPAAGHRIDRETRLRAALWIALHLLTGGLVLFAAISALPMALVFLAGPVGLDPAANHGNGFGPLIGNPLGATLTGVAVLVGLGYAVAGLGALAASMAPVLLGPSQAERIAALEARAARLAERNRLARELHDSVGHALTVATLQAGAARELLDVDPEFTRRALQAIEETSRHAMDDLDHVLGLLRETEPGRTSAPTVPQPTLVRLDRLVADARAAGLVVELRVSGAVGELPATVSREGYRIVQEGLTNAARHGRGPVTLRVDVPGKACPGAAPDRPAPGPERRLAARRPEQGRQPGESCPELEIELVNGLRGATGPGRGGRGLDGMRERVLLLGGWLTAGPDGERWRVRASLPVPRGETG
- a CDS encoding response regulator; protein product: MSIDVLIVDDDELIRVGLRAIVDAQPDLRVVGEAADGAEVPPLVAKLRPRVVLMDVRMPAIDGIQATRRLLAARADPPRVLVITTFANDEYVYDALRAGASGFLLKRARPSEVVEAIRVVAAGESLLFPAAIRQLVGAYGGRGGDGLRSARLTEREAEVLRLMATGLSNTEIAGQLVVGAETVKTHVGNVLAKLGVRDRTQAVIAAYESGFVVPSG